In the genome of Cheilinus undulatus linkage group 6, ASM1832078v1, whole genome shotgun sequence, one region contains:
- the grem2a gene encoding gremlin-2, which produces MLWKITIPVILAGVLCITAEAKKSRPQGSIPSPYKTKGNLSSERHHRLLHQKPEVLSSSREALVVTERRYLRRDWCKTQPLRQTVSEEGCRSRTVVNRFCYGQCNSFYIPRHMGPSSGQGQSRGHASGSGRKSHNKAQEPFQSCSFCRPHRITQLTVQLDCPDLQPPFRHRKVQRVKQCRCMSVDVSGHGKL; this is translated from the coding sequence ATGCTGTGGAAAATTACCATCCCGGTCATCCTAGCTGGTGTGCTCTGCATCACCGCAGAGGCCAAAAAGTCCCGTCCTCAGGGATCCATCCCCTCCCCGTACAAGACCAAAGGAAACCTGTCCTCAGAACGTCACCACAGGTTATTGCACCAGAAACCAGAGGTGCTCTCCTCTAGCAGAGAAGCACTAGTGGTGACAGAGCGACGCTACCTCCGCAGAGACTGGTGCAAGACACAGCCCCTCCGTCAGACAGTCAGCGAGGAAGGTTGCCGCAGCCGCACTGTGGTCAACCGTTTCTGCTACGGTCAGTGTAACTCCTTCTACATCCCCCGCCACATGGGCCCCAGTTCGGGTCAGGGCCAAAGTCGAGGCCATGCCTCAGGCTCTGGAAGGAAAAGTCACAACAAGGCCCAGGAACCATTCCAGTCCTGCTCCTTCTGCAGGCCACACCGCATCACACAGCTCACAGTGCAGCTGGACTGCCCGGACCTGCAGCCACCTTTCAGACACCGTAAGGTGCAGAGGGTCAAACAGTGTCGCTGTATGTCTGTGGACGTGAGCGGCCATGGGAAACTGTGA